A genomic region of Homalodisca vitripennis isolate AUS2020 chromosome 5, UT_GWSS_2.1, whole genome shotgun sequence contains the following coding sequences:
- the LOC124362118 gene encoding protein argonaute-2 isoform X1: protein MALPCPAELQVLHADLPTMLSKTFGCGNCTVMTDVTAPPPGPAGAPPGPVAPPGTVAVPPGPMGLLPPSQPHQPPQPPDLPMFNCPRRPNLGREGRPIVLRANHFQISMPRGFVHHYDINIQPDKCPRKVNREIIETMVHAYSKIFGNLKPVFDGRNNLYTRDPLPIGNDRMELEVTLPGEGKDRVFRVAIKWVAQVSLFALEEALEGRTRQIPFDAILALDVVMRHLPSMTYTPVGRSFFSSPDGYYHPLGGGREVWFGFHQSVRPSQWKMMLNIDVSATAFYKAQPVIEFMCEVLDIRDINEQRKPLTDSQRVKFTKEIKGLKIEITHCGQMRRKYRVCNVTRRPAQMQSFPLQLENGQTVECTVAKYFLDKYKMKLRYPHLPCLQVGQEHKHTYLPLEVCNIVAGQRCIKKLTDMQTSTMIKATARSAPDREREINNLVRRADFNNDAYVQEFGLTISNNMMEVRGRVLPPPKLQYGGRVSTLGGQDFQGCNVLQTKQQAMPNQGVWDMRGKQFFTGVEIRVWAIACFAPQRTVREDSLRNFTQQLQKISNDAGMPIIGQPCFCKYATGPDQVEPMFRYLKSSFQSLQLVVVVLPGKTPVYAEVKRVGDTVLGMATQCVQAKNVNKTSPQTLSNLCLKINVKLGGINSILVPSIRPKVFNEPVIFLGADVTHPPAGDNKKPSIAAVVGSMDAHPSRYAATVRVQQHRQEIIQELSSMVRELLIMFYKSTGGYKPHRIILYRDGVSEGQFLHVLQHELTAIREACIKIEGDYRPGITFIVVQKRHHTRLFCADKKEQSGKSGNIPAGTTVDVGITHPTEFDFYLCSHQGIQGTSRPSHYHVLWDDNHFDSDELQCLTYQLCHTYVRCTRSVSIPAPAYYAHLVAFRARYHLVEKEHDSGEGSHQSGCSEDRTPGAMARAITVHADTKKVMYFA, encoded by the exons TCATGACTGATGTTACAGCGCCGCCACCCGGACCCGCAGGGGCTCCGCCAGGCCCCGTAGCCCCACCTGGTACTGTGGCTGTGCCCCCCGGACCCATGGGGCTACTGCCCCCGTCACAGCCACATCAGCCACCTCAGCCTCCCGATCTTCCCA tgttcAATTGCCCAAGACGACCAAATTTGGGCCGGGAAGGGAGACCCATCGTTCTTAGAGCCAATCACTTCCAAATCTCGATGCCTCGAGGGTTTGTACACCACTACGACATCAACATTCAGCCGGATAAATGTCCGAGAAAAGTTAACCGCGAAATTATAGAGACCATGGTCCACGCTTACAGCAAAATTTTTGGAAACTTGAAGCCAGTGTTCGATGGGCGCAATAATCTCTACACGAGGGATCCATTGCCCATTGGTAATGATAGGATGGAGCTTGAG GTGACACTGCCAGGAGAGGGAAAGGACAGAGTGTTCCGTGTAGCTATCAAGTGGGTAGCGCAGGTATCATTGTTTGCTCTGGAGGAGGCCCTCGAGGGGCGTACCAGGCAGATACCTTTTGATGCTATTTTG GCTTTAGATGTGGTAATGCGTCACTTACCTTCGATGACCTACACACCTGTTGGACGCTCGTTCTTTTCCTCCCCCGACGGCTACTATCACCCCCTGGGTGGCGGCCGTGAAGTCTGGTTTGGCTTCCATCAGTCAGTGCGACCCTCACAATGGAAAATGATGCTCAACATTGATG TGTCTGCAACAGCGTTCTACAAGGCGCAACCTGTAATAGAGTTTATGTGCGAGGTGCTGGACATACGGGATATCAATGAGCAGCGTAAGCCACTGACAGACTCACAGAGAGTCAAGTTCACCAAGGAGATTAAGGGGCTCAAAATCGAGATCACCCACTGTGGTCAAATGAGGCGCAAGTATCGGGTGTGCAACGTCACCCGCCGACCTGCTCAGATGCAATC GTTCCCTCTGCAGCTGGAGAATGGTCAGACAGTGGAGTGTACGGTGGCCAAGTATTTCCTGGACAAGTACAAGATGAAACTGCGCTACCCACACTTGCCGTGTCTTCAAGTCGGGCAGGAGCACAAGCACACGTATCTGCCACTCGAG GTGTGCAACATAGTGGCTGGACAGCGGTGTATCAAGAAGCTGACCGATATGCAGACTTCTACAATGATCAAGGCAACTGCACGGTCGGCTCCTGACCGGGAACGGGAGATAAACAACTTGGTGCGTCGGGCCGACTTCAACAACGATGCGTACGTGCAAGAGTTTGGACTTACAATCAGCAACAACATGATGGAGGTACGCGGACGCGTGCTGCCTCCTCCCAAGCTACAGTACGGCGGCCGTGTCAGCACACTTGGTGGACAG GACTTTCAGGGGTGCAATGTGCTCCAAACGAAGCAACAGGCGATGCCCAACCAGGGCGTGTGGGATATGCGCGGGAAGCAGTTCTTCACAGGGGTGGAGATCCGTGTCTGGGCTATCGCATGCTTTGCGCCACAACGAACAGTCAGAGAGGATTCTCTCAG GAACTTTACACAACAGCTGCAGAAGATTAGCAATGATGCCGGCATGCCCATCATCGGCCAACCTTGCTTTT GCAAGTACGCGACAGGGCCAGATCAAGTAGAGCCTATGTTTCGATATCTCAAGTCATCTTTCCAATCCCTTCAGCTTGTGGTTGTTGTACTACCGGGGAAGACCCCAGTATATG CCGAAGTAAAGCGAGTCGGCGACACAGTACTGGGCATGGCCACTCAGTGTGTACAAGCCAAGAACGTCAACAAGACATCGCCACAGACACTCTCAAACTTGTGTCTGAAGATCAACGTCAAGCTGGGTGGCATCAACAGCATTCTTGTGCCCAGTATCAGGCCGAAG GTGTTCAATGAACCAGTAATATTCCTCGGAGCAGACGTCACTCATCCTCCTGCTGGAGACAACAAGAAGCCTAGCATCGCTGCTGTCGTGGGTTCCATGGATGCTCATCCTAGCAGATATGCTGCTACCGTGAGGGTACAGCAACATCGCCAGGAGATCATTCAGGAATTAAGTTCCATGGTCAG AGAGTTGCTAATCATGTTCTACAAGAGTACAGGAGGATATAAGCCACACCGCATCATCCTGTACCGTGACGGTGTCTCCGAGGGGCAATTCCTGCATGTGCTGCAGCACGAGCTGACGGCGATACGAGAGGCTTGTATCAAAATAGAGGGTGACTACCGACCTGGCATCACCTTCATTGTCGTCCAGAAGAGACATCACACCAG GTTGTTCTGTGCCGACAAGAAGGAGCAGTCGGGCAAGTCAGGTAACATTCCAGCTGGCACAACTGTCGACGTCGGCATCACTCACCCGACCGAGTTTGATTTTTACCTCTGCAGTCATCAAGGCATTCAG GGAACGAGTCGGCCCAGCCACTACCACGTGCTGTGGGATGACAATCACTTCGACTCGGATGAGTTGCAGTGCCTCACGTATCAGCTATGTCATACGTACGTCCGCTGCACCCGCTCAGTGTCCATCCCTGCCCCCGCCTACTATGCCCACCTTGTCGCCTTCCGTGCCCGCTACCACCTCGTCGAGAAGGAACATGATAG TGGGGAAGGATCCCATCAGTCAGGCTGCTCTGAAGACCGCACGCCGGGGGCGATGGCCCGTGCCATTACTGTCCATGCTGACACCAAGAAAGTCATGTACTTCGCGTAA
- the LOC124362118 gene encoding protein argonaute-2 isoform X3, translating to MALPCPAELQVLHADLPTMLSKTFGCGNCTAPPPGPAGAPPGPVAPPGTVAVPPGPMGLLPPSQPHQPPQPPDLPMFNCPRRPNLGREGRPIVLRANHFQISMPRGFVHHYDINIQPDKCPRKVNREIIETMVHAYSKIFGNLKPVFDGRNNLYTRDPLPIGNDRMELEVTLPGEGKDRVFRVAIKWVAQVSLFALEEALEGRTRQIPFDAILALDVVMRHLPSMTYTPVGRSFFSSPDGYYHPLGGGREVWFGFHQSVRPSQWKMMLNIDVSATAFYKAQPVIEFMCEVLDIRDINEQRKPLTDSQRVKFTKEIKGLKIEITHCGQMRRKYRVCNVTRRPAQMQSFPLQLENGQTVECTVAKYFLDKYKMKLRYPHLPCLQVGQEHKHTYLPLEVCNIVAGQRCIKKLTDMQTSTMIKATARSAPDREREINNLVRRADFNNDAYVQEFGLTISNNMMEVRGRVLPPPKLQYGGRVSTLGGQDFQGCNVLQTKQQAMPNQGVWDMRGKQFFTGVEIRVWAIACFAPQRTVREDSLRNFTQQLQKISNDAGMPIIGQPCFCKYATGPDQVEPMFRYLKSSFQSLQLVVVVLPGKTPVYAEVKRVGDTVLGMATQCVQAKNVNKTSPQTLSNLCLKINVKLGGINSILVPSIRPKVFNEPVIFLGADVTHPPAGDNKKPSIAAVVGSMDAHPSRYAATVRVQQHRQEIIQELSSMVRELLIMFYKSTGGYKPHRIILYRDGVSEGQFLHVLQHELTAIREACIKIEGDYRPGITFIVVQKRHHTRLFCADKKEQSGKSGNIPAGTTVDVGITHPTEFDFYLCSHQGIQGTSRPSHYHVLWDDNHFDSDELQCLTYQLCHTYVRCTRSVSIPAPAYYAHLVAFRARYHLVEKEHDSGEGSHQSGCSEDRTPGAMARAITVHADTKKVMYFA from the exons CGCCGCCACCCGGACCCGCAGGGGCTCCGCCAGGCCCCGTAGCCCCACCTGGTACTGTGGCTGTGCCCCCCGGACCCATGGGGCTACTGCCCCCGTCACAGCCACATCAGCCACCTCAGCCTCCCGATCTTCCCA tgttcAATTGCCCAAGACGACCAAATTTGGGCCGGGAAGGGAGACCCATCGTTCTTAGAGCCAATCACTTCCAAATCTCGATGCCTCGAGGGTTTGTACACCACTACGACATCAACATTCAGCCGGATAAATGTCCGAGAAAAGTTAACCGCGAAATTATAGAGACCATGGTCCACGCTTACAGCAAAATTTTTGGAAACTTGAAGCCAGTGTTCGATGGGCGCAATAATCTCTACACGAGGGATCCATTGCCCATTGGTAATGATAGGATGGAGCTTGAG GTGACACTGCCAGGAGAGGGAAAGGACAGAGTGTTCCGTGTAGCTATCAAGTGGGTAGCGCAGGTATCATTGTTTGCTCTGGAGGAGGCCCTCGAGGGGCGTACCAGGCAGATACCTTTTGATGCTATTTTG GCTTTAGATGTGGTAATGCGTCACTTACCTTCGATGACCTACACACCTGTTGGACGCTCGTTCTTTTCCTCCCCCGACGGCTACTATCACCCCCTGGGTGGCGGCCGTGAAGTCTGGTTTGGCTTCCATCAGTCAGTGCGACCCTCACAATGGAAAATGATGCTCAACATTGATG TGTCTGCAACAGCGTTCTACAAGGCGCAACCTGTAATAGAGTTTATGTGCGAGGTGCTGGACATACGGGATATCAATGAGCAGCGTAAGCCACTGACAGACTCACAGAGAGTCAAGTTCACCAAGGAGATTAAGGGGCTCAAAATCGAGATCACCCACTGTGGTCAAATGAGGCGCAAGTATCGGGTGTGCAACGTCACCCGCCGACCTGCTCAGATGCAATC GTTCCCTCTGCAGCTGGAGAATGGTCAGACAGTGGAGTGTACGGTGGCCAAGTATTTCCTGGACAAGTACAAGATGAAACTGCGCTACCCACACTTGCCGTGTCTTCAAGTCGGGCAGGAGCACAAGCACACGTATCTGCCACTCGAG GTGTGCAACATAGTGGCTGGACAGCGGTGTATCAAGAAGCTGACCGATATGCAGACTTCTACAATGATCAAGGCAACTGCACGGTCGGCTCCTGACCGGGAACGGGAGATAAACAACTTGGTGCGTCGGGCCGACTTCAACAACGATGCGTACGTGCAAGAGTTTGGACTTACAATCAGCAACAACATGATGGAGGTACGCGGACGCGTGCTGCCTCCTCCCAAGCTACAGTACGGCGGCCGTGTCAGCACACTTGGTGGACAG GACTTTCAGGGGTGCAATGTGCTCCAAACGAAGCAACAGGCGATGCCCAACCAGGGCGTGTGGGATATGCGCGGGAAGCAGTTCTTCACAGGGGTGGAGATCCGTGTCTGGGCTATCGCATGCTTTGCGCCACAACGAACAGTCAGAGAGGATTCTCTCAG GAACTTTACACAACAGCTGCAGAAGATTAGCAATGATGCCGGCATGCCCATCATCGGCCAACCTTGCTTTT GCAAGTACGCGACAGGGCCAGATCAAGTAGAGCCTATGTTTCGATATCTCAAGTCATCTTTCCAATCCCTTCAGCTTGTGGTTGTTGTACTACCGGGGAAGACCCCAGTATATG CCGAAGTAAAGCGAGTCGGCGACACAGTACTGGGCATGGCCACTCAGTGTGTACAAGCCAAGAACGTCAACAAGACATCGCCACAGACACTCTCAAACTTGTGTCTGAAGATCAACGTCAAGCTGGGTGGCATCAACAGCATTCTTGTGCCCAGTATCAGGCCGAAG GTGTTCAATGAACCAGTAATATTCCTCGGAGCAGACGTCACTCATCCTCCTGCTGGAGACAACAAGAAGCCTAGCATCGCTGCTGTCGTGGGTTCCATGGATGCTCATCCTAGCAGATATGCTGCTACCGTGAGGGTACAGCAACATCGCCAGGAGATCATTCAGGAATTAAGTTCCATGGTCAG AGAGTTGCTAATCATGTTCTACAAGAGTACAGGAGGATATAAGCCACACCGCATCATCCTGTACCGTGACGGTGTCTCCGAGGGGCAATTCCTGCATGTGCTGCAGCACGAGCTGACGGCGATACGAGAGGCTTGTATCAAAATAGAGGGTGACTACCGACCTGGCATCACCTTCATTGTCGTCCAGAAGAGACATCACACCAG GTTGTTCTGTGCCGACAAGAAGGAGCAGTCGGGCAAGTCAGGTAACATTCCAGCTGGCACAACTGTCGACGTCGGCATCACTCACCCGACCGAGTTTGATTTTTACCTCTGCAGTCATCAAGGCATTCAG GGAACGAGTCGGCCCAGCCACTACCACGTGCTGTGGGATGACAATCACTTCGACTCGGATGAGTTGCAGTGCCTCACGTATCAGCTATGTCATACGTACGTCCGCTGCACCCGCTCAGTGTCCATCCCTGCCCCCGCCTACTATGCCCACCTTGTCGCCTTCCGTGCCCGCTACCACCTCGTCGAGAAGGAACATGATAG TGGGGAAGGATCCCATCAGTCAGGCTGCTCTGAAGACCGCACGCCGGGGGCGATGGCCCGTGCCATTACTGTCCATGCTGACACCAAGAAAGTCATGTACTTCGCGTAA